One stretch of Halapricum desulfuricans DNA includes these proteins:
- a CDS encoding glycoside hydrolase family 31 protein — translation MTLAPYHVPDFSPEADEAAVVRGDRFRFTVLTPRIVRAEYDPDGEFEDRPSQVFWHREQPVPEFDVSRGDGQLAIETEALRLEYTVEEPFAPSTLSAHVRGSGSVWHYGDDDVANMGGTVRTLDRVEGSTDLEPGLLGGDGWTVLEDTDRLVFDDGWVTPRDTHKDYEDIYFFGYGHDYLGALEDFTAVSGDVPMVPRWALGNWWSRYADYSADRHRSLIERFREEELPLSVWVLDMDWHVVDNEYHGGWTGWTWNRELFPDPEGFVDWLHETGLRTTLNIHPADGVHPHEDAYPDIAEHVGIDPASERPVEFDASDPQFLRGYFKHVIDPLEDDGVDFWWIDWQQWDESPEMAGLDPLWALNHLHALDRTRDGRRPFILSRWGGLGGHRYPVGFSGDAYISWDSLSFQPYLTATGSNVDFGWWSHDIGGHFGGSGTPTGFGELYARWLQFGVFSPINRIHTGNIEYIDKRPWAFEPTVRETLSESLRLRHALIPYLYTMARRNHDRGVPLVRPMYYHHPNEELAYHVPQQYYFGDELIVAPHVRERGDGTNLSRQTVWLPDGEWFDFETGRPAHAGLDARYGDLGDVPVYAKAGAIVPLDGDPGFGDVDSPETLRVVAFPGGDNTFDLYEDDGTSQAYRDGEYATTTVRQSHEPGRVALTVEAASGATEHVPATRDLELCVRGVREDLEVEIDGADGSVEYDAETRAQTITIPDHDATSQVTVTLSAHDRGLVVPEDPRRDRVRELLRHLEIPARSKARIEEYAAAFIAGERSDLDWLGDFRERLTGEQARAIVETLVDAGVAHIGNAEQERLLLWNGDGRTDVTYRLSTFERGSIPLAAEGETESGPLPALKILELDDFDGEDWTLTVEYADAGRVTFDGTGEAQQYEGDIW, via the coding sequence ATGACGCTCGCGCCGTATCACGTTCCGGATTTCTCACCCGAGGCCGACGAGGCGGCGGTCGTCCGCGGCGACCGCTTCCGGTTCACCGTGTTGACGCCGCGGATCGTCCGCGCGGAGTACGATCCGGACGGCGAGTTCGAGGACCGCCCGAGTCAGGTCTTCTGGCACCGCGAGCAACCCGTGCCGGAGTTCGATGTCTCTCGCGGCGACGGCCAGCTCGCGATCGAGACCGAGGCGCTCCGGCTGGAGTACACGGTCGAGGAGCCGTTCGCCCCGTCGACGCTGTCGGCGCACGTCCGCGGATCCGGGTCGGTCTGGCACTACGGCGACGACGACGTGGCCAACATGGGGGGAACGGTCCGGACGCTCGATCGCGTCGAGGGCAGCACCGACCTCGAGCCCGGACTGCTCGGCGGCGACGGCTGGACCGTCCTCGAGGACACCGACCGGCTCGTCTTCGACGACGGCTGGGTGACGCCCCGGGACACTCACAAGGACTACGAGGACATCTACTTCTTCGGGTACGGCCACGACTACCTCGGCGCGCTCGAGGATTTCACTGCCGTCTCCGGGGACGTGCCGATGGTCCCCCGGTGGGCGCTTGGCAACTGGTGGAGTCGCTACGCGGACTACAGCGCCGACCGGCACCGGTCGCTGATCGAGCGGTTCCGCGAGGAGGAGCTGCCGCTGTCGGTCTGGGTGCTCGACATGGACTGGCACGTCGTCGACAACGAGTACCACGGCGGCTGGACGGGCTGGACATGGAACCGCGAGCTGTTCCCCGATCCCGAGGGGTTCGTCGACTGGCTTCATGAGACGGGGCTGCGTACGACGCTCAACATCCACCCGGCCGACGGCGTCCACCCGCACGAGGACGCCTATCCCGACATCGCCGAGCACGTGGGGATCGATCCGGCGAGCGAACGTCCCGTCGAGTTCGACGCCAGCGACCCGCAGTTCCTGCGGGGGTACTTCAAGCACGTGATCGACCCGCTTGAGGACGACGGCGTCGACTTCTGGTGGATCGACTGGCAGCAGTGGGACGAATCTCCCGAAATGGCGGGACTGGATCCCCTGTGGGCGCTCAACCACCTCCACGCACTCGACCGGACGCGGGACGGTCGGCGACCCTTTATCCTCTCGCGGTGGGGCGGCCTTGGCGGGCACCGATATCCGGTCGGCTTCTCGGGCGACGCGTACATCTCCTGGGACTCGCTTTCCTTCCAGCCGTACCTGACCGCGACCGGCAGCAACGTCGACTTCGGGTGGTGGAGCCACGACATCGGCGGCCACTTCGGCGGCAGCGGCACGCCGACCGGCTTCGGCGAACTGTACGCCCGCTGGCTGCAGTTCGGCGTGTTCAGTCCGATCAACCGGATCCACACCGGCAACATCGAGTACATCGACAAGCGACCGTGGGCGTTCGAGCCGACGGTCCGGGAGACGCTGTCCGAGTCGCTGCGCCTGCGCCACGCGCTGATCCCGTATCTCTACACGATGGCCCGGCGCAACCACGACCGCGGCGTCCCGCTGGTCCGGCCGATGTACTATCACCACCCGAACGAGGAGCTGGCCTATCACGTCCCCCAGCAGTACTACTTCGGGGACGAACTGATCGTCGCCCCGCACGTCCGCGAGCGCGGCGACGGGACGAACCTGTCGCGACAGACCGTCTGGCTGCCCGACGGCGAGTGGTTCGACTTCGAGACCGGACGCCCGGCCCACGCCGGGCTCGACGCCCGCTACGGCGACCTCGGCGACGTGCCGGTCTACGCGAAGGCGGGCGCGATCGTGCCGCTGGACGGCGATCCCGGTTTCGGCGATGTCGATAGCCCGGAGACGTTGCGGGTCGTCGCGTTCCCCGGTGGGGACAACACCTTCGACCTCTACGAGGACGACGGGACCAGTCAGGCCTACCGCGACGGCGAGTACGCGACGACGACGGTCCGCCAGTCACACGAGCCCGGGCGGGTCGCGTTGACCGTCGAAGCCGCGAGCGGGGCGACCGAACACGTCCCGGCGACGCGCGACCTCGAGCTCTGTGTCCGCGGCGTCCGCGAGGACCTCGAGGTCGAGATCGACGGCGCGGACGGGTCCGTCGAGTACGACGCCGAGACGCGAGCGCAGACGATCACGATCCCCGACCACGACGCGACCTCGCAAGTGACGGTGACGCTCTCGGCCCACGATCGGGGGCTAGTCGTCCCCGAGGATCCGCGCCGCGACCGCGTCCGGGAACTGCTCCGCCATCTCGAGATCCCGGCGCGGTCGAAGGCCCGGATCGAGGAATACGCGGCGGCGTTCATCGCGGGCGAGCGGTCCGACCTCGACTGGCTCGGGGACTTCCGGGAGCGACTGACCGGCGAACAGGCCCGGGCGATCGTCGAGACGCTCGTCGACGCCGGCGTCGCGCACATCGGCAACGCCGAGCAGGAGCGACTGCTCCTGTGGAACGGCGACGGCCGAACTGACGTCACGTATCGACTCTCGACGTTCGAGCGGGGGTCGATTCCGCTGGCGGCCGAAGGCGAGACCGAGTCCGGCCCGCTCCCGGCGCTGAAGATACTCGAGCTCGACGACTTCGATGGCGAGGACTGGACGCTAACCGTCGAGTACGCCGACGCGGGACGTGTCACGTTCGACGGTACAGGCGAGGCCCAGCAGTACGAAGGCGATATCTGGTGA
- a CDS encoding 2-amino-3,7-dideoxy-D-threo-hept-6-ulosonate synthase yields the protein MDAGKAARLERIGTGGRHLIVPMDHGITMGPVKGLVDIESTIDGITAGGADAVLTQKGIASRVHPHKNGAGYIVHLNGSTTIGPDEEDKRRTGTVEDAIRAGADAVSFHINVGSQHEPDQIAQLGELATEADRYGMPVLAMAYARGPGIDESDPEALGHAVRLAEELGADVIKTGYSGDAATFRRVVEATAKPVVIAGGSKGTDEETLEMVRGAMDAGAAGVSMGRSIFQHDDPEAITTAVSAVIHDDAPAVEALERAGLIAET from the coding sequence ATGGACGCCGGGAAAGCCGCACGACTGGAACGGATCGGAACAGGGGGGCGACACCTCATCGTCCCCATGGATCACGGCATCACGATGGGGCCAGTCAAAGGCCTCGTAGACATCGAATCGACGATCGACGGGATCACCGCCGGGGGCGCAGACGCGGTGCTCACCCAGAAGGGGATCGCCTCGCGCGTCCACCCCCACAAGAACGGCGCGGGCTACATCGTCCACCTCAACGGCTCGACGACGATCGGCCCCGACGAGGAGGACAAGCGACGCACCGGGACGGTCGAGGACGCAATCCGGGCGGGGGCCGACGCCGTCTCCTTTCACATCAACGTCGGCTCCCAACACGAACCCGACCAGATCGCCCAGCTGGGCGAGCTCGCGACCGAGGCCGACCGCTACGGCATGCCGGTGCTGGCGATGGCCTACGCGCGCGGCCCTGGGATCGACGAGTCCGACCCCGAGGCGCTGGGCCACGCCGTCCGACTCGCGGAGGAACTCGGCGCGGACGTGATCAAGACCGGGTACAGCGGCGACGCCGCGACCTTCCGGCGGGTCGTCGAGGCGACCGCGAAGCCGGTCGTCATCGCCGGCGGCTCGAAGGGGACCGACGAGGAGACACTGGAGATGGTCCGCGGCGCGATGGACGCGGGCGCGGCGGGCGTCTCGATGGGGCGGTCGATCTTCCAGCACGACGACCCCGAGGCGATCACGACCGCCGTCTCCGCGGTGATCCACGACGACGCCCCGGCCGTCGAGGCGCTGGAACGGGCCGGCTTGATCGCCGAGACGTAG
- a CDS encoding helix-turn-helix domain-containing protein translates to MDDQSIIVELDVTSPRVVLGPTLSSDLDVAVYAEQPPVSHEETTWFDVTVSAADFEAFERTVEADPTVEDVEVFVTYDERRTYRLTIASEVPVMTNHVASFGDELLTLRSIANGWRVQIRTTDRNSIRDFLDFCDTQDIDCQLYRLFEAREPIGEFPVPVEPGEFETLQAAYDAGYFDVPRETDLSELAEQFGVAESTMSTRLRNALAHVVETVLLGASTPDDVSK, encoded by the coding sequence GTGGACGATCAGTCGATCATCGTGGAACTGGACGTGACCTCGCCACGGGTCGTCCTCGGGCCGACGCTGTCGTCCGATCTGGACGTGGCTGTCTACGCCGAACAGCCTCCCGTCTCCCACGAGGAGACGACGTGGTTCGACGTGACGGTCTCTGCAGCCGACTTCGAGGCCTTCGAGCGCACGGTCGAGGCGGATCCAACCGTCGAGGACGTCGAGGTATTCGTCACCTACGACGAGCGACGCACCTATCGGCTCACGATCGCCTCGGAGGTACCCGTCATGACCAACCACGTCGCCAGCTTCGGGGACGAACTGTTGACGCTTCGCTCGATTGCGAACGGCTGGCGCGTCCAGATCCGGACCACCGACCGCAACTCGATCCGGGATTTCCTGGACTTCTGTGACACCCAGGACATCGACTGCCAGCTGTACCGCCTGTTCGAGGCTCGCGAGCCGATCGGCGAGTTCCCCGTCCCGGTCGAACCCGGCGAGTTCGAGACCCTGCAGGCCGCCTACGACGCGGGCTATTTCGATGTTCCGCGTGAGACCGATCTCTCTGAACTCGCCGAGCAGTTCGGTGTCGCGGAATCGACGATGTCGACCCGCCTTCGAAACGCGCTCGCTCACGTCGTCGAGACTGTACTCCTCGGGGCGTCCACTCCCGATGACGTATCCAAGTGA
- a CDS encoding polysaccharide biosynthesis C-terminal domain-containing protein produces MTGDEELPDSGGSLLRSFVSVFTGRATVLAITIAFTPLLVRVLTPREFGVFATVMAVFTVVEAVGKGGLFSAIANQVAKFDPGDTEESDAGLAGIVLAVVYGVVATIVLAGVAGLAIVPDPYELHLLVLAAGLLAGNLFTAFQGVYYGRRDEWVAERAGVLWQLLYAALAVALAVAVGLVGVFVGYVVATFVAAGVLWWSFARDVDVTLGRIRRALRSQGREIASFGAVQTFGGLAGILLHRTDILLVNYFGTVTESGIYRAALVPAEVIWFVPFVIQLSLLQNASNHWANDDLGQIDADTAVSFKYAFLAMTLFGVGLFGLAEEFVVLYFGPAYASAATPLRILLVGAFLFGLSRAFTPTLKATGHNVATEVVTGVGLIANVALNLLLIPRFGMTGAATGTALSYGVMLAGSLFVWGKTPFGFPSAREVRRLGVHLLAFAALYLPLMAVVPFGPLPSIGVGAIAGGLLFLVLSVRMELLSRAQLRAVVTRARRGRT; encoded by the coding sequence ATGACGGGCGACGAGGAACTGCCGGACAGCGGCGGGAGCCTCCTGCGGTCGTTCGTCTCGGTGTTCACGGGCCGGGCGACCGTGCTCGCGATCACGATCGCGTTCACGCCGCTGCTGGTCCGAGTACTGACGCCGCGGGAGTTCGGCGTCTTCGCGACGGTGATGGCCGTGTTCACGGTCGTCGAGGCGGTCGGCAAGGGCGGGCTGTTCAGCGCCATCGCCAATCAGGTCGCGAAGTTCGACCCCGGCGACACCGAGGAGAGCGACGCCGGCCTCGCCGGGATCGTCCTCGCCGTCGTCTACGGGGTCGTCGCGACGATCGTGTTGGCCGGTGTGGCCGGGCTGGCGATCGTCCCCGATCCCTACGAACTGCACCTGCTCGTCCTCGCTGCGGGACTGCTCGCGGGCAACCTCTTCACGGCGTTTCAGGGCGTCTACTACGGGCGTCGCGACGAGTGGGTCGCCGAGCGGGCCGGCGTGCTCTGGCAGTTGCTCTACGCCGCGCTCGCCGTCGCGCTCGCCGTCGCCGTCGGACTCGTCGGCGTGTTCGTCGGCTACGTCGTCGCCACGTTCGTCGCGGCGGGCGTCCTCTGGTGGTCGTTCGCCCGCGACGTCGACGTGACACTCGGACGGATCAGGCGCGCGCTGCGGTCGCAGGGCCGGGAGATCGCGAGTTTCGGCGCGGTCCAGACCTTCGGCGGACTGGCCGGCATCCTGCTCCATCGGACCGACATCCTGCTGGTCAACTACTTCGGGACGGTGACCGAGAGCGGGATCTACCGGGCCGCGCTCGTCCCGGCGGAAGTCATCTGGTTCGTCCCCTTCGTCATTCAGCTGTCGCTGCTGCAGAACGCCTCGAACCACTGGGCGAACGACGATCTCGGCCAGATCGACGCTGACACCGCGGTGAGTTTCAAGTACGCCTTCCTCGCGATGACGCTGTTCGGCGTCGGGCTGTTCGGGCTGGCCGAGGAGTTCGTCGTCCTCTATTTCGGCCCGGCGTACGCGTCGGCGGCGACGCCGCTGCGAATCCTGCTCGTCGGTGCGTTCCTGTTCGGGCTGAGCCGCGCGTTCACGCCGACGCTGAAGGCGACCGGACACAACGTGGCGACGGAGGTCGTCACCGGCGTCGGACTAATCGCGAACGTCGCGCTGAACCTCCTGTTGATCCCGCGGTTCGGGATGACCGGCGCGGCGACCGGGACGGCGCTCTCGTATGGAGTGATGCTCGCTGGATCGCTGTTCGTCTGGGGGAAGACGCCGTTCGGCTTCCCGTCCGCCCGCGAGGTCCGGCGGCTGGGCGTCCACCTGCTTGCGTTCGCGGCGCTGTACCTGCCGCTGATGGCGGTCGTCCCGTTCGGCCCGCTCCCGTCGATCGGCGTCGGCGCGATCGCGGGCGGGCTGTTGTTTCTGGTGCTCTCGGTCCGGATGGAGTTGCTCTCCCGAGCACAACTGCGGGCCGTCGTGACGCGCGCCCGGCGGGGAAGAACCTAA
- a CDS encoding glycoside hydrolase family 31 protein, translating to MPLADYHVPEFEPVADEAAIVETDACRFTVLAPRLIRLEYAPDSEFEDRPSQAVWYRDQPVPEFSATRTDGTLEIETEHLQLRYAIGGGFTSDSLSIELTGFGETWRYGDSEDNLGGTTRTLDSVDGQTDLEPGLLSRDGWTVLEDTDRLVFDDDGWVTPRDAHEDYEDLYFFGFGHDYVGALRTYTDVAGDVPMIPRWALGNWWSRYWEYSQDELRELMTQFRERDLPLSVCVLDMDWHVVDNPHHSGWTGWTWNDDLFPDPGGFLEWLHDAGLKATLNLHPADGVHPHEAAYPDIAEHVGIDPASGRPVEFDASDPQFLRGYFEHVINPLEDDGVDFWWIDWQQWRESPEMDGLDPLWALNHLHALDRTRDGSRPFVFSRWADVSNHRYPIGFSGDTVISWDSLSFQPFLTGSAANVQFGWWSHDIGGHFGGSGDPTEFGELYARWLQFGVFSPINRIHTSKMPYVDKRPWAYDGEVREALEDAFGRRHELVPYLYTMVRHNHARAEPPIRPLYYHHPEADVAYNRPNQYYFGSELLAAPHVREREDDIHLSRRPVWLPDGEWFDFETGERYESGFHTRYGDLDDVPVYAKAGAIVPLDGDPGFGDVDSPESLRVVAFPGADNAFELYEDDGVTCASRDGDYATTRLAQSFEGDRLTFTIGPIEGIPEHVPDDRTYELQFRGVREDVSVSVEGAAGHSRAYDEDTRTLTVTLDDADVGVDATVTVVIDGEGTNLVAESDWRRSQLEELLWNLSMPAGSKPPLETHAKAFLAGERTDLDWLGNFAAALTDAQLRAIAETLVDAGIERLDYAGDDRLLAWNRSRRIDVTYQFATYDRTGTPFGHEGGFRHGSLPGYELIELSEFETYDWAFTLEYDGVTSITYEGSASDSDRR from the coding sequence ATGCCCCTTGCCGACTATCACGTGCCCGAGTTCGAACCGGTCGCCGACGAGGCGGCGATCGTCGAGACCGACGCCTGTCGGTTTACCGTCCTCGCCCCGCGATTGATCCGCCTGGAGTACGCTCCGGACAGCGAGTTCGAGGACCGCCCGAGCCAGGCCGTCTGGTACCGCGATCAGCCGGTCCCGGAGTTCTCGGCCACGCGCACGGACGGCACCCTCGAGATCGAGACCGAACACCTGCAGCTGCGATACGCGATCGGCGGCGGGTTCACGAGCGACTCGCTGTCGATCGAACTCACTGGCTTCGGGGAAACCTGGCGCTACGGCGACAGTGAGGACAACCTCGGCGGGACAACACGGACGCTTGACAGCGTCGACGGCCAGACCGACCTCGAACCCGGGCTGCTCTCCCGCGACGGCTGGACCGTCCTCGAGGACACCGACCGGCTCGTCTTCGACGACGACGGCTGGGTGACGCCTCGGGACGCCCACGAGGACTACGAGGACCTGTACTTTTTTGGCTTCGGCCACGATTACGTCGGCGCGCTACGGACCTACACCGACGTCGCCGGCGACGTGCCGATGATCCCCCGGTGGGCGCTTGGCAACTGGTGGAGTCGCTACTGGGAGTACAGTCAGGACGAACTCCGCGAGCTGATGACGCAGTTCCGCGAGCGAGACCTGCCGCTGTCGGTGTGCGTCCTCGACATGGACTGGCACGTCGTCGACAACCCCCACCACAGCGGCTGGACGGGCTGGACGTGGAACGACGACCTCTTTCCCGATCCCGGGGGCTTTCTGGAGTGGCTCCACGACGCGGGGCTGAAGGCGACGCTCAACCTCCACCCGGCGGACGGCGTCCATCCACACGAGGCGGCCTATCCCGACATCGCCGAGCACGTGGGGATCGACCCGGCGAGCGGACGCCCCGTCGAGTTCGACGCCAGCGACCCGCAGTTCCTGCGTGGCTATTTCGAGCACGTGATCAATCCGCTGGAAGACGACGGCGTCGACTTCTGGTGGATCGACTGGCAGCAGTGGCGCGAGTCACCGGAGATGGACGGGCTTGATCCACTGTGGGCGCTCAACCACCTCCACGCGCTGGATCGGACCCGCGACGGCAGTCGGCCGTTCGTCTTCTCGCGGTGGGCGGACGTCAGCAATCACCGGTATCCGATCGGCTTCTCGGGGGACACTGTCATCTCCTGGGACTCACTTTCCTTCCAGCCGTTCCTGACCGGCTCGGCCGCGAACGTCCAGTTCGGGTGGTGGAGCCACGACATCGGCGGCCACTTCGGGGGCAGCGGCGACCCCACCGAGTTCGGCGAACTGTACGCCCGCTGGCTGCAGTTCGGCGTGTTCAGTCCGATCAACCGGATCCACACCTCGAAGATGCCGTACGTGGACAAGCGCCCCTGGGCGTACGACGGCGAGGTCCGCGAGGCGCTGGAAGACGCCTTCGGCCGGCGACACGAACTGGTCCCGTATCTCTACACGATGGTCCGGCACAATCACGCCCGGGCCGAGCCGCCGATCCGGCCGCTGTACTATCACCACCCCGAGGCGGACGTCGCGTACAACCGGCCCAATCAGTACTACTTCGGCAGCGAGTTGCTGGCCGCCCCGCACGTCCGCGAGCGCGAGGACGACATCCACCTCTCGCGTCGGCCCGTCTGGCTGCCCGACGGCGAGTGGTTCGACTTCGAGACCGGCGAGCGCTACGAGAGCGGTTTTCACACCCGGTACGGCGACCTCGACGACGTGCCGGTCTACGCAAAGGCGGGCGCGATCGTCCCGCTGGACGGCGATCCCGGCTTCGGCGACGTCGATAGCCCGGAGTCGCTGCGGGTCGTCGCGTTCCCAGGTGCGGACAACGCCTTCGAGCTCTACGAGGACGACGGCGTCACCTGCGCCAGCCGCGACGGCGACTACGCCACGACGCGCCTCGCACAGTCCTTCGAGGGCGATCGGCTCACGTTCACGATCGGACCGATCGAAGGGATCCCCGAACACGTCCCCGACGACCGCACCTACGAGCTCCAGTTCCGCGGCGTTCGCGAGGACGTGTCCGTCTCCGTCGAGGGCGCGGCCGGCCACTCCCGCGCGTACGACGAAGACACGCGGACGCTGACGGTCACCCTCGACGACGCCGACGTCGGCGTCGACGCGACCGTCACGGTCGTCATCGACGGCGAAGGGACGAACCTGGTCGCCGAGAGCGACTGGCGACGCTCCCAGCTCGAGGAACTGCTCTGGAACCTATCGATGCCGGCCGGCTCGAAGCCCCCGCTCGAAACACACGCGAAGGCGTTTCTCGCGGGCGAGCGGACCGACCTCGACTGGCTCGGCAACTTCGCCGCGGCGCTGACCGACGCCCAGCTGCGCGCGATCGCGGAGACGCTGGTCGACGCCGGTATCGAACGGCTCGATTACGCCGGGGACGACCGGCTGCTCGCCTGGAACCGGTCCCGTCGCATCGACGTCACCTATCAGTTCGCCACCTACGACCGGACGGGTACCCCGTTCGGCCACGAGGGCGGGTTCCGACACGGCTCGCTGCCCGGTTACGAGCTGATCGAACTCTCCGAGTTCGAGACCTACGACTGGGCGTTCACGCTCGAGTACGACGGGGTCACCAGTATCACCTACGAGGGAAGCGCAAGCGACAGCGATCGGCGCTGA
- a CDS encoding dihydroorotase, whose product MLITDATLPDGRTRDVRIEGETIAEIGELLSTTADERSIDASGKRLLPGMIDVHVHFRQPGYSHKETWESGSKSAAAGGVTTVVDQPNTEPPTTDGERFDEKAALAADSLVDFGINGGVTEQWDPETLFERALFALGEVFLADSTGNMGIDADLFAEAVSRASERGVTVTVHAEDATRFNDSARERDDADAWSAYRTPQAEIDAVRRACTVAGEHDARIHVAHTSTPEAIDVADDAGMTCEVTPHHLFLSRDDLPELGTFGRMNPPLRREARRRKVFERVADGTVEMIATDHAPHTREEKDASIWDAPSGVPGVETALPLLLNEAREGTLGYERVRDLTAANPAAVFGLSNKGRIEEGFDADLVLVDPDDPRPIRGEQTHTKCDWTPFEGMDGVFPELTMVRGTVVYEDRHEELFGEPVGRNVRR is encoded by the coding sequence ATGCTCATCACCGACGCGACGTTGCCGGACGGCCGCACGCGGGACGTCCGGATCGAGGGCGAGACCATCGCCGAGATCGGGGAGCTGCTGTCGACGACCGCCGACGAACGGTCGATCGACGCCTCGGGCAAGCGGCTCCTGCCCGGGATGATCGACGTCCACGTGCACTTTCGCCAGCCCGGCTACAGCCACAAGGAGACCTGGGAGAGCGGTTCGAAGAGCGCCGCCGCCGGCGGCGTGACGACGGTCGTCGACCAGCCCAACACCGAGCCGCCGACGACCGACGGCGAGCGCTTCGACGAAAAGGCGGCGCTCGCCGCCGACTCGCTGGTCGATTTCGGCATTAACGGCGGCGTCACCGAGCAGTGGGATCCCGAGACGCTGTTCGAGCGCGCGCTGTTCGCACTCGGGGAAGTCTTTCTGGCCGACTCGACGGGCAACATGGGGATCGACGCCGACCTGTTCGCCGAGGCCGTCTCGCGGGCGAGCGAGCGCGGCGTGACCGTCACCGTCCACGCGGAAGACGCCACGCGGTTCAACGACAGCGCCCGCGAGCGCGACGACGCCGACGCCTGGAGCGCCTACCGCACCCCGCAGGCCGAGATCGACGCCGTCCGCCGGGCCTGTACGGTCGCCGGCGAGCACGACGCACGGATCCACGTCGCTCACACCTCGACTCCCGAGGCGATCGACGTCGCCGACGACGCGGGGATGACCTGCGAGGTCACGCCCCACCATCTGTTTCTCTCGCGCGACGACCTGCCCGAGCTGGGGACGTTCGGTCGGATGAACCCGCCGCTGCGCCGGGAGGCCCGCCGCCGGAAGGTCTTCGAGCGCGTCGCCGACGGTACCGTCGAGATGATCGCGACCGATCACGCGCCCCACACTCGCGAGGAGAAAGACGCCTCGATCTGGGACGCGCCCAGCGGCGTCCCCGGCGTCGAGACGGCGCTCCCGCTGCTGTTGAACGAGGCCCGCGAGGGGACGCTCGGCTACGAGCGCGTCCGTGACCTGACGGCCGCCAACCCGGCGGCGGTCTTCGGGCTCTCGAACAAGGGCCGCATCGAGGAAGGGTTCGACGCCGACCTCGTGCTCGTCGATCCCGACGACCCCCGGCCGATCCGTGGCGAGCAGACCCACACGAAGTGTGACTGGACGCCGTTCGAGGGCATGGACGGCGTCTTCCCCGAACTCACGATGGTCCGGGGGACGGTCGTCTACGAGGACCGCCACGAGGAACTGTTCGGCGAACCCGTGGGCCGGAACGTCCGGCGGTAA